AAGGCGAAGCACAGAAGCGGATTAAAGCTATACAGAAAGAGAAAGATGCCGACTTGGCAGATGAACTGGAAGCCTTACAACAATACGTGAAATTGCACACAGACCTAACAGCCATCAACAAAGAAATAAAGACAACAGAACAACAACTGGACGATGGCTTATATGCCAAATACCCAACGCTTACGGAAAATGAAATAAAGACCTTGGTAGTGGATGACAAATGGCTAAAGACCATGGAAACGGCTCTGAAAGGAGAAATAGATCAGATAAGCCAACGCCTCACCAACCGTATTAAAGAACTGTCAGACCGCTACGACACACCTCTACCTACTTTGGTAACAGAAACAGCAAGCTTAGAGGCTACCGTAAACGAGCACTTGGCTAAAATGGGGTTTGTATGGAATTAGGTATGCCAATTATACAGAAAGTTAACGCATTGACTCTAAAGGATTGGGTAGAAAAGCCTTTGAAACAAATAGCACCGCTTCAAAGAGGTTTCGATTTACCTAGCACACATTTAGCCAGTGGCAAATATCCTGTAGTATACTCTAATGGGATTGGTAATTACCATAATAAATACATGGTCAAAGCACCCGGAATAGTTACAGGACGCTCAGGGACTATTGGAAAAGTAATGTATTTGGGAAAAGATTTCTGGCCTCATAATACGTCTTTATGGGTTACTAACTTTCACGGTAATGATACTAAGTTTATATACTACCTCTATCTATTCATTGGATTAGAACGATTTTCTACCGGTTCAGGAGTCCCCACTTTAAATAGAAATGATGTACATGATTTTCGTGTTTCACTCCCCCCATTCCACGAACAACAAGGAATTGCCCAAGTCCTTTCTGATACGGACAAGCTGATAAAGTTCCTAGAAAAGAAGATTGAAAAGAAAAAACTCATCAAAAAAGGGGTGATGCAAGCTTTGCTTACGCCTAAGGAGGGTTGGGAAGTGAAGAAGTTGGGAGAAATAGCAAATATCACAAAGTTAGCTGGATTCGAGTACTCGAATTACTTTAATAGTTACAAAGATAGGGGCGAGGTTATTGTATTAAGGGGGACTAACATAACTGCCAATAAGCTTGACTTATCAGACATAAAAACAATTCCAAGAAAAACCTCTGATTTCCTCAAAAGAAGTAAGTTGTATTGTGGTGATTTGGTATTTGCCTACGTTGGAACAATTGGACCTGTGTATCTAGTTAAGGAAAATAACCGATTTCATTTAGGCCCAAATACATCTAAAATATCAGCTAGTAATTTACTTAATTCAGAGTTTCTCTTCCATTATTTCACTTCATG
Above is a window of Algoriphagus machipongonensis DNA encoding:
- a CDS encoding restriction endonuclease subunit S gives rise to the protein MELGMPIIQKVNALTLKDWVEKPLKQIAPLQRGFDLPSTHLASGKYPVVYSNGIGNYHNKYMVKAPGIVTGRSGTIGKVMYLGKDFWPHNTSLWVTNFHGNDTKFIYYLYLFIGLERFSTGSGVPTLNRNDVHDFRVSLPPFHEQQGIAQVLSDTDKLIKFLEKKIEKKKLIKKGVMQALLTPKEGWEVKKLGEIANITKLAGFEYSNYFNSYKDRGEVIVLRGTNITANKLDLSDIKTIPRKTSDFLKRSKLYCGDLVFAYVGTIGPVYLVKENNRFHLGPNTSKISASNLLNSEFLFHYFTSWYIQDEIVEHTSIGAQPSLSMSKIRSFNINLPNLEEQVEIARVLTAFDNEIKDLTKLLQKYGHLRQGMMQQLLTGKIRLV